cgtagaacagtgtctggcacatgggaGCACAGCCACCAGCTAAGTGTTGGCCATGAGTCTCCAGAGCCCTGGGATTCACGAGAGCTGGGCTGTTCTGCCCTTATTGTATACATGAGGAGTTCAGGAGGCCTGCCTCCGATGGCTTGCCAAGACTTATGTACTAGGCTTCGGAGTCATCAAAATTGTCCACCTAGGGGTTCTCTCACTGAGCCTCACCAGTCTTTGTGAGGTAGATTCCTGCCATCTCCCTATTTCGCCAGTAAGGAAACTGAGTCTTGGAGAAGCTCTGTGCACAGGCCTTGTAGCTAGAGAATGTGGAAGCTGGCACGGAAGCCTCCTCCTGTGCTCTGCCATGCAGGATGGCATGCTGAGGGCCCTGTCTTTCACTCCCTCTGCCCGATTTTCTTCCTTGGGGCTTGCAGCCTACAGCTCTGAGGGGTAGGTGATGActcttatggcagccctaggcGTGAGAGGGGCTTGGCAGCATGAAGCTGGCTGCGAGGCCATGTTGTCATGGGAAGGTGAACAGCGCCTTTCCCGGGCCCTCTCCACTTCTCGATGGGAATCTGTCCTGAGATTTCCTCTTCCTAAGTGGAGAAAGGGGGTGGGGTGATGAGCCTGACAGCCTGAAGAGGGGCTAACACTCTGCAGGTCCCCGGCAGGAAATGCATGCTGGTTCCCATAGCAACCAGGCTGGCCTGgcctctgccccctcccccactGGCTCAAAAGAGCTAGGGTGGAATATCACCTTCGTGAGGGCAGATGAAACCCCAGAAAAGGGCAAGCCCTAGCGCTGGGCGTTCTCCCCTATGGGTGTCCCCCTCCACAGGCAGTCATATGGAGAGGCAGTGACCCACTTTAGTGTCTAGGAGGGTCTTGGTTTATGCCCATTATCCTAACACAGTTATTACTAGTGCCTCCTTTGACTTGCAAATGTTCCAGTGTGAAGAATACACGATAAGGCTACCATAAATCCACAAAGCCTGTGTCCAGGGGCCCAAGGGTAGATGGCAGGAGGGAAGACTGGGGAGAAGGGATGCTCAGGCCCTGGGCTTGCTCTGGGGTGAGTCCCCTTGTGGACACTTGAGGCCTCTGAACTCCAGGTGACCCCAGCCTTCCTGcctgctttctttcctcctctcaccCGTCCTCAGCCCCCATCCCTGCCCAAGGGCAGACAGGAGCTGCTGCCTGCGCCTGGTGGGTGGGGCGAGAGCTTCACTGTGAAGGCCCCATCTCCTGGCTGTTCTAGGGTGTCCTTCAGGGTCCTCAGGAATGATTTTTCTGGAGCCTCGGGGAGAGGTGGGGCATCTCCACAGTGCCGGGTGCTGCTAGCCCACCGGTGGTCTCTTCCTCATCCCCAcctcttcctctgtctttttctgtcttccctgCCTCAACAAGCCCAGGCTGTCCAGGTGATGGGGCTGACGTCTTCGTCCATGAGGCCCCGGGGTAGGGGTGAggggggcaggggcggggaggAATCCGCTGACGTGGGGTTTCCATGGGGCAATAGGGCCTTTTGTAGCTGCAGCTGGAGTTAGGCAATCCCAGCATTGCCCCCACAGTCTAGGAGGTGGAGGGGCCAGACCTAGGCTGGGGAGAAGCCAGGTTCTCATGGAGCTGCGGAGGTCTGGTGTCTGCAGGGAAGGGAGGTGAGCCCCATTCATCCTCTTCTCCCCCACAGCCTGTCCCCCTGGGAGCTACAAGGCGAAGCAGGGAGAGGGGCCCTGCCTCCCATGTCCCCCCAACAGCCGTACCACCTCCCCAGCCGCCAGCATCTGCACCTGCCACAATAACTTCTACCGTGCAGACTCGGACTCTGCGGACAGTGCCTGCACCAGTGAGTGAACGCGTGACCTCTCTTTCCCTCTGCAGGCCTTCCCTCTGGGGCGCCAGCCTGGGAAGCCTAAGCAGTCACTAGGAATAGCCCCATTTTCCAGAGAAggagctgaggctcagggaagttaGATGTTGTGCTCAACATGGCACAACTGGGAGGTGACTGCCCCTCAGCCAGAATCCAGGTCAGCCGGCTCATCCCTCCCACCAACACTTGCTAAGCACCTACCTGTTCCTAGCCATGCTTAGGAACTGGCTAGGAGCTTAGCAGTTGGCCTTCTAGTCCATTGCCCCTCCCTCTGTATAGAAGTGCCTCTCTCCAGCCCCACTCTAACCATGGAGGGGGCCTCACATCCTGAGGGTGGCCTGGTGCCCCACTTCCTCTCTGCCCTGGCCTTCGGTGTGCCGGGCATTGTGCTGGGTATCGAGGGTGAGGAGGTGAATAAGATACAGTCATTGTCCTAAAGGAGCTCACAACCTGGTGGGAGAAATAGGTGTAAAAACAGATAATGACCACAATGTACTAAGAGCTGGGCTAGAAGGCTGTCTAGGAATTGCTTTATGTACATGTAGAGTATAGGGCAAGGACGAATCAAGGAAGGCTTCCAAAAGGAAGTGATATCACAAGCTTGGTATTGAAGGATAAATAGGAGTCTGCCTGGTGAAGAAATGTAGGAACGTTATTCTGCTTATCAAAGCAGAGGCAAGGCAAGGAGGTAGAAAGCAGGTTGGAGTGTGCTGGAACTCCGGGCAGAGGGATGGTCCTAGAGCCCCCAGCTCACTACCTTCTCCCTCCATATTCCTCACAGCTGTGCCATCTCCACCCCGAGGTGTGATCTCCAATGTGAATGAAACCTCACTGATCCTCGAGTGGAGTGAGCCCCGGGACCTGGGTGGCCGGGATGACCTCCTGTACAATGTCATCTGCAAGAAGTGCCATGGGGCTGGAGGGGCCTCAGCCTGCTCACGCTGTGATGACAACGTGGAGTTTGTGCCTCGGCAGCTGGGCCTGACGGAGCGCCGGGTCCACATCAGCCATCTGCTGGCCCACACGCGCTACACCTTTGAGGTGCAGGCGGTCAACGGTGTCTCGGGCAAGAGCCCTCTGCCGCCTCGTTATGCGGCTGTGAATATCACCACAAACCAGGCTGGTGAGGAGGGGACACTGGAGGGTAGGGCCTGGGTCACTTTCTCCTGGATGAGGTGTCCCAGGGCCTGCTAAGGGACCACTGGGGGTCCCATGGGAAGTGGGTCTTTGGGAAGGATGCCAGGGTCCAGCGAGCCCCTGGTGAGCCCTCTGCTCTTCCCAGCCCCGTCTGAAGTGCCCACACTACGCCTGCACAGCAGCTCAGGCAGCAGCCTCACCCTATCCTGGGCACCCCCAGAGCGGCCCAACGGAGTCATCCTGGACTACGAGATGAAGTACTTTGAGAAGGTCAGAACCTCAAGGGGCAGGAGGAGGCcttgggctgagctgggctgagaAAATTACCCCCGGATCATGATGGGGCCCTTGGGAGCAAGGCCTTGGGTATGGAGGGGGCATGTGGCAGGCCTGGGTGTGAATAGGGGCTGGTCGGCCTCAGGACCCACCTGAGGGTGCCCCCTCTCTCCTGGCATTGCAGAGTGAGGGCATCGCCTCCACAGTGACCAGCCAGATGAACTCCGTGCAGCTGGACGGGCTTCGGCCTGATGCCCGCTATGTGGTCCAGGTCCGTGCCCGCACAGTAGCTGGCTATGGGCAGTACAGCCGCCCTGCCGAGTTTGAGACCACAAGTGAGAGAGGTTAGTAGCCCCCTGCGCCTGTCCCCATCGCGGCCCTCACTCTCTGTCCCTCCACTCAGCAGCCCCTTCTCTATCTCCAGGCTCCGGGGCCCAGCAGCTCCAGGAGCAGCTTCCCCTCATCGTGGGCTCCGCTACAGCTGGGCTTGTCTTCGTGGTGGCTGTCGTGGTCATCGCTATCGTCTGCCTCAGGTACTCCCAGGCCCACTGTTGCTCCATGGGCCGACTCGAACTGCCCTTTAGCATCCTAGAGCCCTCATGCCACAGAGATGAGCCGCCACcacctccctcagacccagggccTTAGCCCTCCTGGGGCCAGCCGTTGCTGGAGAAGCCCTCTCCCATCCCTGCCTATGTCTTCATCCTGCCCTTTCTCCATACCCCATTCCCTGAATCTCCGGGCAGGTTCCCTAGGGACTGAGTCCACTGAACCCCTTGCTCAGACACCCAGAGACTGCTGTGACCACCAACTGTGGGACTAGGTCCCAGGCCATCCCCTGTATCCTCTCTGCCCCTTCTGTGAGCCCAAGGGTGCCCTGAACAAAGGGAGGCAGATGACTTGTCTCAGGCCTGCCCTCCACCCTGCCACCCTACAGGAAGCAGCGACACGGCTCTGATTCGGAGTACACGGAGAAGCTGCAGCAGTACAGTGAGTTTGTCCCTGCCGCCCTCCCCAAGCTCTCCCAGCACCCTGCAGGGCTCTCAGACACCCTTCTCCCTGCCTGGGACTTCATTCTTTAGAGATAAACCCTGAACGCCCCCTCCCACTTCCAGTCAAGTGGCATTTCCTGACCCCTATCTCACTCCGGGTACCCTGGGCCCCTACTCACTCCTGCTAGCCCCAGAAATGACTGAGACGTGACCTCTCCCGCTAAAGGCAGTTAGTCCTGTGGGAAAGACAAGATGCAAACACACAGGAAACAATTTGAGAACAATTAAGGGTTGAGCTGGGTGCTCCTGTTGTAAAGGGCACTAAGAGCTTAGAGAAGAGGAAGGCTTCCTCGAGGAGGTGGACTTGAGCTGAGCCAGGCGGGATGAGCAGGGTTTTGGGAGGTGAGGGAGAGCATTCCTGGCCAGAGGAGCCTCTGGAAGGTAGTGGGCGGGGTGGGGAAGGAGCCCAACTGTGGGGGCAGCAAGAAGACTGGTTTGACAGCTGCTGGGAAGCCAGGCTGGGTAGCTGTGGCCAGCCCTCGGAGGGTCCTgaaaggcaggcagaggagtCTGGACTTGACTCCACCATAGGTAATTGGAAAGGCTCTCAAGCTGGGGAGTAATACAATGAAAGGATTGTTTTAGGAAGACAGCGGTATGCAGGATAGCTCAGTGGGAAAAGTCCAGAGGCAGAGAGCCCAGCTGGGAGGCTATTGGAATAGTGTGAGTGTTGAAGGCCTGGACAAGGTCGGGGCAGTGGGAACCAGGGGAGGGATGAATCTGAGAGAGGTCTGGATGTGatgagagatgagagagaaaaaCTAGGAGTAGAATCCTAGGTGTCTAGCCTTTATGGTCACCAGGAGTTCTCACGGGAGCTGGAGGATTAGGGCAGCAACACAGAGGAATATGGGGCTGGGCTCAGCAGGGAGCCTGCTGGAGCTGTGCCCATCGCAGGGAGAGGCTGGCTTGACGTTACCCTCTCACGCCCACCTCTTCTCCCTCCAGTTGCTCCTGGAATGAAGGTTTATATTGACCCTTTTACCTACGAGGACCCTAATGAGGCTGTTCGGGAGTTTGCCAAGGAGATCGACGTGTCCTGCGTCAAGATCGAGGAGGTGATTGGAGCTGGTGAGTCTCCCGGGGCACAGTAGagatgagaagctgaggcaggctggGTACAGGGGTGAGTCATAGCTTGTGCCCTGTGCCCTGCAGGGGAATTTGGGGAAGTGTGCCGTGGTCGACTGAAACAGCCTGGCCGCCGAGAGGTGTTTGTGGCCATCAAGACGCTGAAGGTGGGCTACACCGAGAGGCAGCGGCGGGACTTCCTAAGCGAGGCCTCCATCATGGGTCAGTTTGATCACCCCAATATAATCCGGCTCGAGGGCGTGGTCACCAAAAGTCGGCCAGTTATGATCCTCACTGAGTTCATGGAAAACTGCGCCCTGGACTCCTTCCTCCGGGTAAGAGCCAGCCCCCAGgccttctccctcccccagaGAGTTGGATTGGGCTCACCATCCCCTCCCACAAGTCAGACAGCCCCTATTCAAGTCCATAAGCATTTACTGAGGTGGCTTGGTGCAGGGAAATGGCAGGGCCTTCATAGCCCTAAGTATGGGAGTTCACATCTTGACTGTTCCTTACtgcctgtgtgacctcaggcaagtgacttaacctctctgagtctccgcTGCCTGGTTGTAGAATGGGAGTGGTAAGAGCTAGTGGGTCCTCATGGGGATTAATTGGGATGTTGTCTACAAGATACTTGACACATAGTAGGGCAGCTCACTTACCCTCAGGGCCCTCTGGACATGGTTGCAGGAGAGACGAGGTAGAGTCTGAGTACTCGGAGAGGGAAGGCAGGTGGGCAGGCCATGGGCCGATGGGAGCAATGGGCTTACCTGAGCCTGCTTGTTGCCTGCAGCTCAACGATGGGCAGTTCACTGTCATCCAGCTGGTGGGCATGTTGCGGGGCATTGCTGCTGGCATGAAGTACCTGTCCGAGATGAACTATGTGCACCGCGACCTGGCTGCTCGCAACATCCTTGTCAACAGCAACCTGGTCTGCAAAGTCTCAGACTTTGGCCTCTCCCGCTTCCTGGAGGATGACCCCTCCGATCCTACCTACACCAGTTCCCTGGTACAGGAAGCCGCTGGGAGGGAGACTGGGGGTGGGGCCTATCAGCCAGGGGCTCGGGCCTGGGGGGCAGCCCGGAGTCACAGGGTGAAGGGCCTGTGCCCCCCTCACCAGGGCGGGAAGATCCCCATCCGCTGGACTGCCCCAGAGGCCATAGCCTATCGGAAGTTCACTTCTGCTAGTGATGTCTGGAGCTACGGAATTGTCATGTGGGAGGTCATGAGCTATGGAGAGCGACCCTACTGGGACATGAGCAACCAGGATGTGAGTGAGGCTAAGCCAGAGTGGCTGGGTAGGTGGGTGCTGGCTGGGGATCATGGCAGCAGCTCACTCAGGGTTTCCCTGCCTTCGGCCCAGGTCATCAATGCCGTGGAGCAGGATTACCGGCTGCCACCACCCATGGACTGTCCCACAGCACTGCACCAGCTCATGCTGGACTGCTGGGTGCGGGACCGGAACCTCAGGCCCAAATTCTCCCAGATTGTCAATACCCTGGACAAGCTCATCCGCAATGCTGCCAGCCTCAAGGTCATCGCCAGCGCTCAGTCTGGGTTAGTACCTCTGCCTCTGCTCCCACCAAGCCAGTAGCCCTATCTCCCACCTTCAAGACTCACCAGgtccttctcttcttcccacaGCATGTCACAGCCCCTCCTGGACCGCACGGTCCCAGATTACACAACCTTCACGACAGTTGGTGATTGGCTGGATGCCATCAAGATGGGACGGTACAAGGAGAGCTTCGTCAGTGCGGGGTTTGCATCCTTTGACCTGGTGGCCCAGATGACGGCAGAGTAAGTGTGCCTCAGATTTGGAGGAGCAGGACAGGGGGCCCTAGGCTGGGCCCAGAGTTGAGGGCACGAGGAAAGGGACTGATCCTAATTTTGCTCCACCTGCAGAGACCTGCTCCGTATTGGGGTCACCCTGGCCGGCCACCAGAAGAAGATCCTGAGCAGTATCCAGGACATGCGGCTGCAGATGAACCAGACGCTGCCTGTGCAGGTCTGACACCGGCTCCCACGGGGACCCTGAGGACCGTGCAGGGATGCCAAGCGGCCGGCTGGACTTTCGGACTCTTGGACTTTTGGATGCCTGGCCTTAGGCTGTGGCCCAGAAGCTGGAAGTTTGGGAAAGGCCCAAGCTGGGACTTCTCCAGGCCTGTGTTCCCTCCCCAGGAAGTGTGCCCCAAACCTCTTCATATTGAAGATGGATTAGGAGAGGGGGTGATGACCCCCTCCCCAAGCCCCTCAGGGCCCAGACCTTCCTGCTCTCCAGCAGGGGATCCCCACAACCTCACACTTGTCTGTTCTTCAGTGCTGGAGGTCCTGGCAGGGTCAGGCTGGGGTAAGCCGGGGTTCCACAGGGCCCAGCCCTGGCAGGGGTCTGGCCCCCCAGGTAGGCGGAGAGCAGTCCCTCCCTCAGGAACTGGAGGAGGGGACTCCAGGAATGGGGAAATGTGACACCACCATCCTGAAGCCAGCTTGCACCTCCAGTTTGCACAGGGATTTGTTCTGGGGGCTGAGGGCCCTGTCCCCACCCCCGCCCTTGGTGCTGTCATAAAagggcaggcaggggcaggcTGAGGAGTTGCCCTTTGCCCCCCCAGAGACTGACTCTCAGAGCCAGAGATgggatgtgtgagtgtgtgtgtgtgtgcgcgcgtgtgtgtgtgtgcacgcactgGCCTGCACAGAGAGCATGGGTGAGCGTGTAAAAGCTTGGCCCTGTGCCCTACAATGGGGCCAGCTGGGCCGACAGCAGAATAAAGGCAATAAGATGATTCTCTTGCCCCTTCTTATTCCTCCTCCCAAAGCAAGATTCCCTGATTCAGAGTTCACAGTCCCTGGCCGCCAACCCTTCACAACTCCCTGGAGGCATTGGGAAACCAGATCCGGGCCCATCCAGGCTCAGTTTCCCCTTTGTGCTTGGCCCTCACTGCTTTGAACACCTAACGCACTTCTTGGAAGTGGGTCATTGGCAACGGAGAGCTAACTACCCCAGAGCTCCTTCCTTCTAAGGCAGAGACcttcctggggtgggggcaggctcTTGTGTCTGGATGGTGTTTTACTGAGTCTGTTCCCAGCCTTTGTCTTTAAGGGAGCTGAGGGTAGAGGGGGTTGATCAGTTCCCAGGGTCACATGACCAAGGACAAAGGGAAGGAGAGCCACTGGTGTTCAGAGGCTGAGGCCCGGAAGTTCGGCTGCTCCTCACTGAGGCTTCCTATGCCCAGGCGCtgggctaaatgctccatttaTACACGGATCTTATTTAATCTCACAACAACCCAGCCAGGCAAGGAAGTATTTTTAACTGctttttacagaagaggaaaaggagaggttaagtaacttgcccaaagtcgcTGAGCCAGTAAGTGAGGCCCGCGGCTGTGATTCCCACCCAGAGACTGCCTGCATACTTGAAAGGTTCAGAGGATAAATAACAAGAACCGGGGAGAGGGTTAGGAAAACAGCTTCTGGAAATGTCAAAGGAGAAAGCATGGTGGGGGGCCCTCAGAGGCCCTTCGGACGCAGGAACAGGCGGGGGAGAGGGGAAGTGCAGTCATGTTCCCAGTATCGGGAGGCATCCTTGGGCAGCAAACCTTTGTGCTTTCCGAGAGACCTGCATACCCTGGGTAGGGTCCCTGGGTAGGCACAGAGGCATGGACAGACACCACGCCATGTAGATGAGAGGTTCACGTGTCGCGGCCCCGCACCTCTCCCTGGACGCGTCCAGGCAGCGCAGAGCTTCCCAGGGGAAATCTAAGCGAGAGGCTGCACCTAGGGGTCTGCGGAGCCACAGGCCTGGAAGCATGCGACCGTGATTTCAGGCTCTGGGGTGAAGGCCCAGGGAGGCCGCGCGGAGGAGGCCGCGGGCGAAGGTTGCAGGGTCTGCTGCGTGGCGCACTCCCGGCCGCGGAAGCCGACGGCGATCGGAGGAGCCTGGGAGCGGCCCTGGCAGCGGCCCTGGCACAGCTGGCGGCGGCGCGGGCTCCTCAGGCCGCCCGCGTCCCTCACCGCGCGCTCCCGCGCTGGGGCTGCTCGGCGGCGCCCGCTCCTTAGTATTccccccacggagcccagccgCGCCGCCGCAGCCGGCCCGGGGGAGGGGCGCCCCGCACGGCTAAGCTCTCTGCGTCCCCGGGGCGGacgcggggaggggaggggaggggaagggacgcAGCCTCTCCGCCGAGGCCTCCTTCCTCCCCTAGTGGGGGGGAGGGGCTGTGCGGGGGCAGGGGCGGGCGATGCGGGGGCCCAAGGTGGCCCTTGGACTAGGCGCCGGAGCTGTCAACGGGGCGAGGTGTGGCGGGCTGCCGGGGGAGGGGACGCGGTGCCGAGTGGCCTCCTGCACAGCCGCTCAGCATTCCCCGGCTGCAGGCGCAAATAAAGCGGAGGGGGCGCGCGGAGCTCCTGCTCAAGGGTCCACTTCCTACTCTCGAAGCTAGGGAATGGGGAGGGATCCGTGGCCCGGGAGTCCTGCGAAGCCTTCCTCGCCATCCTATGCCATCGCCCTGACCTTTATAGCGGGAGTCTGGGTGGAGGGCGCGGAGATGCTGGGGTGGGGGCTCCACTCGCATAGGTGTGACATCGCCCTCTACTGGGTCCGCAGGGAGGGCAAGATCGTGGTCGTTTAGCGCCAAGGCGGGAGGGGCCCTGGAAGCCACACGATCAGGGGAACTCTTGGACTGTGCGCCCCAGGCCGAGGATCTCGAGGGATGTCTTGAGCCCAGAGGTCCGGGGGAAGTAAGGTATTCTGTCGGCTGTGCCTTGTGCAGCCACCACGCATACCTCGCTCCTCCTGTATCCAGGTATCCTCGCCTGCATGCGCGCCCTCTCCTGCCACTTGCCCACGGAAACAGCTGACAGGCACACTTCACTGACCCAAGCTACACCACAGCACAGCCCTTACTCCCTCACTCACGGTCATTCGTCCTGAGTCACTTGACCCTCTAGGCCCCACCTTCCAAGCCCACACGCCCTAAGAGTCTCCCATGGCAGAACGGGTAGGGGAAGGGAtgcagagagggaagaaaagcCATCCCCTTCCTGGAAGGCGCCTCCCGCCCCCAGCGCACTTCCTACCGGAACCGCTTCACCTAACTAACCTGTGTCTCACTGGAAAGGGCTGGGAGGAGTCCTCAGAACCCCCAGCAGGATTGCAAGGAGGGAGGGCTATGATTAAagcagaggaagagacagaagagagaggGCGCCTCAGGAGTTGTCTGGCTCTTCTGGGGACAGATAAGGAGTGAGAGGGAATGAGATTTTAGTAGGCCTAGTGTTGGTTACTTTCACACTTCCTGGGGGCAGAAAATTAGATCTCCCAAGTTAGGGCTAAAAGGAAGTCGGTGGGGGTGAGGGGTTGTTGAGGCTTAGGAAGGGGCTGCTCCCCCTTGATTCCCTCATTCCACTTGCCCCATGGGGGCAGTTATAGCCCCAAAGGAACCACTTCTTGCCCTCACTATGCCTGAGCTCAGAGAGTAGGAACAGCTAGAGAACAAAGGTGCTTTAGTCTGTGCTCAGCCCCTGAGCACAGGGAGAGGTGCCCAGGACAGCAGGTGAGGGAGAGGGACCTGGATAGCAGTCCTTAGACCTAAGCCTGAGTGGCCAGACCCTGGATTATTAACCCAGAAAATGTGGGTAGTGCCATGGGAAGGGCTGCCTATTTATGTACGGGCAGACCAGGGTTCAAAGCCCAAGTCTTTTGTTTCTACACCTCTCTGCCTCAATGCCCTCGGTTATAAAAGGTCTAGTTATCATTTCTATATCATGAGATTGTTAAATCAGTAAATACATGTAAAGTATGTGCCAGGAttgtagtaagtgctcaaaaatgttagctattttttatttgtatgaagtttgaagaaaatatagaagcaAATAGGAAAATGctgaacagtgcttggcacatagcaggGACGGAATAAACCAAGGCACTAGGAGAAATCCACCAACTCCATTCAGGTCTCTCTGGAAAGGAAGAGGGTGAGGAAGCTAAAGGGGCAGAGAAAGAGGTCCCACCCACGGGGCTCCTGGAGGTTTTGCTGCAGACCTAGCCCGGGCCCTGGATCAGTTCCTGAGGTAGGGCTGCT
This region of Gorilla gorilla gorilla isolate KB3781 chromosome 2, NHGRI_mGorGor1-v2.1_pri, whole genome shotgun sequence genomic DNA includes:
- the EPHB3 gene encoding ephrin type-B receptor 3, yielding MARARPPPPPSPPPGLLPLLPPLLLLPLLLPAGCRALEETLMDTKWVTSELAWTSHPESGWEEVSGYDEAMNPIRTYQVCNVRESSQNNWLRTGFIWRRDVQRVYVELKFTVRDCNSIPNIPGSCKETFNLFYYEADSDVASASSPFWMENPYVKVDTIAPDESFSRLDAGRVNTKVRSFGPLSKAGFYLAFQDQGACMSLISVRAFYKKCASTTAGFALFPETLTGAEPTSLVIAPGTCIPNAVEVSVPLKLYCNGDGEWMVPVGACTCATGHEPAAKESQCRPCPPGSYKAKQGEGPCLPCPPNSRTTSPAASICTCHNNFYRADSDSADSACTTVPSPPRGVISNVNETSLILEWSEPRDLGGRDDLLYNVICKKCHGAGGASACSRCDDNVEFVPRQLGLTERRVHISHLLAHTRYTFEVQAVNGVSGKSPLPPRYAAVNITTNQAAPSEVPTLRLHSSSGSSLTLSWAPPERPNGVILDYEMKYFEKSEGIASTVTSQMNSVQLDGLRPDARYVVQVRARTVAGYGQYSRPAEFETTSERGSGAQQLQEQLPLIVGSATAGLVFVVAVVVIAIVCLRKQRHGSDSEYTEKLQQYIAPGMKVYIDPFTYEDPNEAVREFAKEIDVSCVKIEEVIGAGEFGEVCRGRLKQPGRREVFVAIKTLKVGYTERQRRDFLSEASIMGQFDHPNIIRLEGVVTKSRPVMILTEFMENCALDSFLRLNDGQFTVIQLVGMLRGIAAGMKYLSEMNYVHRDLAARNILVNSNLVCKVSDFGLSRFLEDDPSDPTYTSSLGGKIPIRWTAPEAIAYRKFTSASDVWSYGIVMWEVMSYGERPYWDMSNQDVINAVEQDYRLPPPMDCPTALHQLMLDCWVRDRNLRPKFSQIVNTLDKLIRNAASLKVIASAQSGMSQPLLDRTVPDYTTFTTVGDWLDAIKMGRYKESFVSAGFASFDLVAQMTAEDLLRIGVTLAGHQKKILSSIQDMRLQMNQTLPVQV